A stretch of Dyella sp. BiH032 DNA encodes these proteins:
- a CDS encoding MATE family efflux transporter — MFPSPSDRARVSHEIGATLTLAAPLIFAQLAAVGTNVVDAMLAGHYSAHVLGAVAVGASIWALAIVSGIGMMMAVPPSVSQLDGAGRRAEVGAVFRQAIWLAAGMGVLLWFAVRHAAPLIDLIGVDPALRQDVVAFLHAISWGAPALTCYFALRGLSEGLSMTLPSMFFSLGGLCVLAPLGYVLMFGKLGLEPQGARGCGIATALVLWMEMLGFALYVARHPNYRGLNLGDRFDLPNPRRIRELLWVGLPMAVTLLAEGGLFVAVALALGTLGETVVASHQVALNIASVFFMIPLGLAMAITVRVGNAVGRGDADGVRYAGFCGIALTLATQMVSAGLMLSLPHLIASLYTRDAAVIALATQLIVLAGVFQFSDGIQVASNGALRGLKDTRVPMAMTLFAYWVIGMPVGWWLAFRQGLGARGMWMGLVAGLSVAAVLLFMRFWRSSATERWRRMGPTSPT; from the coding sequence ATGTTCCCGAGCCCTTCCGATCGTGCCCGCGTGTCGCACGAGATCGGCGCCACCCTGACCCTCGCAGCGCCCTTGATCTTCGCCCAGCTGGCTGCGGTGGGCACCAACGTGGTCGACGCGATGCTCGCCGGCCACTACAGCGCGCACGTGCTCGGTGCGGTGGCCGTGGGTGCGAGCATCTGGGCGCTGGCCATCGTCAGCGGCATCGGCATGATGATGGCCGTGCCGCCGTCGGTGTCCCAGCTGGACGGCGCCGGCCGCCGCGCCGAAGTGGGCGCGGTGTTCCGCCAGGCGATATGGCTGGCAGCGGGCATGGGGGTGCTGTTGTGGTTCGCGGTGCGCCATGCCGCCCCGCTGATCGATCTGATCGGCGTCGATCCGGCGCTGCGCCAGGACGTGGTCGCCTTCCTCCATGCCATCAGCTGGGGCGCGCCGGCGCTGACCTGTTATTTCGCCCTGCGCGGCCTTTCCGAAGGCCTCTCCATGACGTTGCCCTCGATGTTCTTCAGCCTCGGCGGCCTATGCGTGCTGGCCCCGCTGGGCTACGTGCTGATGTTCGGCAAGCTGGGGCTGGAGCCGCAGGGCGCGCGCGGCTGCGGCATCGCCACCGCACTTGTGCTGTGGATGGAGATGCTCGGCTTCGCGTTGTACGTGGCGCGCCACCCCAACTACCGCGGCCTGAACCTGGGCGACCGCTTCGACTTGCCGAACCCGCGCCGCATCCGCGAACTGCTGTGGGTGGGCCTGCCGATGGCGGTGACCCTGCTGGCCGAGGGCGGCCTGTTCGTCGCCGTGGCACTGGCGCTGGGTACGCTGGGCGAAACCGTGGTGGCCAGCCACCAGGTCGCGCTCAACATCGCCTCGGTGTTCTTCATGATCCCCCTGGGCCTGGCCATGGCGATCACCGTGCGGGTAGGCAACGCGGTCGGGCGCGGCGATGCGGACGGCGTGCGCTATGCCGGCTTCTGCGGCATTGCGCTGACGCTGGCTACGCAGATGGTCTCCGCTGGCCTGATGCTGAGCCTGCCGCACCTGATCGCCTCGCTGTACACACGGGACGCGGCGGTGATCGCGCTGGCGACCCAGCTGATCGTGCTGGCCGGCGTGTTCCAGTTCTCCGACGGCATCCAGGTGGCGTCCAACGGCGCGCTGCGCGGCCTCAAGGACACCCGCGTGCCGATGGCCATGACGCTGTTCGCCTACTGGGTCATCGGCATGCCCGTGGGCTGGTGGCTGGCCTTCCGCCAGGGCTTGGGCGCGCGCGGCATGTGGATGGGACTGGTGGCGGGCCTGAGCGTGGCCGCGGTGCTGCTGTTCATGCGCTTCTGGCGCAGTTCGGCCACCGAACGCTGGCGCCGCATGGGGCCGACTTCTCCCACATGA
- the sppA gene encoding signal peptide peptidase SppA, producing the protein MTERRTNGFWAFLRVFGRGINVVRLVILNLVFFLFLGLFLLVMLGLWAGGADRAIQNDSVLVIKPHGALVEQYSIEPLERALQGLAGNPPKQVQVRDLVAAIDAAAADNRISRILLEPQDLHAGGFAALREVAAALDRFRAAGKPVIVWAASMDQGQYYLAAHADRVLLDPMGGVMLTGLANYRLFYKDLLDRLGVDVHLFRVGQFKSAAEPYILDHASPEAKEADAFWMGGLWDRYLDEVAKLRKLEPAALRAAVDGLPEAIAGTKGDLGQLAFNQHLVDGLATQDDLENMMRKEGVPAGRKGEGFRQVDLRRYVASVSGDGALAPGVAVVVAEGEIVGGKQPQGTVGGESTAALIRAAREDRRTKALVLRVNSPGGEVYAAEQIRREVELTKAAGIPVVVSMGDVAASGGYWISMNADRIYAEPNTITGSIGIFGMYFTVPGTLDKLGVKSDGVGTGPLAGAFNITRPLDPKVSTLIQAIIEKGYRDFVGNVAKARGKPYDAIDTIAQGRVWTGQQALERGLIDQLGGLREAIADAAERAKLGKNPAVRYVEAPMGAFEQYLVNLNESSAMIALNAYGIHVPSWVAQLPAMVPELKLLHNAQPGRPNVYAYCFCGPN; encoded by the coding sequence ATGACGGAGCGCCGCACCAACGGTTTCTGGGCCTTCCTGCGCGTCTTTGGACGCGGCATCAACGTGGTCAGGCTGGTGATTCTCAACCTGGTCTTCTTCCTGTTCCTTGGCCTGTTCCTGCTGGTGATGCTCGGCTTGTGGGCCGGCGGCGCCGATCGTGCAATTCAGAACGACAGCGTGCTGGTGATCAAGCCGCACGGCGCGCTGGTCGAGCAGTACAGCATCGAGCCGCTGGAGCGCGCCCTGCAGGGCCTGGCCGGCAATCCGCCCAAGCAGGTGCAGGTGCGCGACCTGGTCGCGGCGATCGACGCGGCCGCGGCCGACAATCGCATCAGCCGCATCCTGCTCGAACCGCAGGACCTGCATGCCGGCGGCTTCGCCGCGCTGCGCGAGGTCGCCGCCGCGCTCGACCGTTTCCGTGCCGCCGGCAAGCCGGTGATCGTGTGGGCCGCGAGCATGGACCAGGGCCAGTACTACCTCGCCGCGCACGCCGATCGCGTGCTGCTCGATCCGATGGGCGGCGTCATGCTGACCGGCCTGGCGAACTACCGCCTCTTCTACAAGGACCTGCTCGACCGCCTCGGGGTGGACGTGCATCTGTTCCGCGTCGGCCAGTTCAAGAGCGCGGCGGAGCCTTACATCCTCGACCACGCCTCGCCGGAAGCGAAGGAAGCCGACGCCTTCTGGATGGGCGGCCTGTGGGACCGCTATCTCGACGAAGTGGCCAAGTTGCGCAAGCTCGAACCGGCCGCGCTGCGAGCCGCGGTCGACGGTTTGCCCGAGGCCATCGCCGGTACCAAGGGCGATCTGGGCCAGCTGGCTTTCAACCAGCACCTGGTGGACGGGCTGGCCACGCAGGACGACCTCGAGAACATGATGCGCAAGGAAGGCGTGCCGGCCGGCCGCAAGGGCGAGGGCTTCCGGCAGGTCGACCTGCGCCGCTACGTGGCGAGCGTTTCCGGCGACGGCGCCTTGGCGCCCGGCGTGGCGGTGGTGGTCGCCGAAGGCGAGATCGTCGGCGGCAAGCAGCCGCAGGGCACGGTCGGCGGCGAATCGACCGCCGCGCTGATCCGCGCCGCGCGCGAGGACCGCCGCACCAAGGCCCTGGTGCTGCGCGTGAACTCGCCCGGTGGCGAGGTCTATGCCGCCGAACAGATCCGCCGCGAGGTGGAACTGACCAAGGCCGCCGGCATCCCGGTGGTGGTCTCGATGGGCGACGTGGCCGCCAGCGGCGGCTATTGGATCTCGATGAATGCGGATCGGATCTACGCCGAGCCCAACACCATCACCGGTTCGATCGGCATCTTCGGCATGTATTTCACCGTGCCCGGCACGCTGGACAAGCTCGGCGTGAAGAGCGACGGCGTGGGCACCGGTCCGCTCGCTGGCGCGTTCAACATCACCCGCCCGCTGGACCCGAAGGTATCGACGCTGATCCAGGCGATCATCGAGAAGGGTTACCGCGATTTCGTCGGCAACGTGGCCAAGGCGCGCGGCAAGCCGTACGACGCGATCGACACCATCGCCCAGGGCCGCGTATGGACCGGCCAGCAGGCGCTGGAGCGTGGCCTGATCGACCAGCTCGGCGGCCTGCGCGAAGCGATCGCGGATGCGGCGGAACGCGCGAAGCTCGGCAAGAACCCGGCGGTGCGCTATGTCGAGGCTCCGATGGGCGCGTTCGAGCAATACCTCGTCAATCTCAACGAGAGCTCCGCGATGATCGCGTTGAATGCCTATGGCATCCACGTGCCCTCGTGGGTGGCGCAGCTGCCGGCGATGGTTCCGGAGCTGAAGCTGCTGCACAACGCGCAGCCCGGCCGCCCGAACGTCTACGCCTACTGCTTCTGCGGGCCGAACTGA
- a CDS encoding primosomal protein N', giving the protein MPAVLRVALPVPLPTLFDYLPPAAGEAQAGSRVLVPFGRGKAVGVVVETQAESALGGARLKRVLRLLDDAPLLDAELMKTLAWAADYWLGAPGEAYANALPLALREDKPLPDTHEEVWALTVAGRSALDAGSRKGGSRLLLEALAAGPLSAGELLERLPAWREAGRRLATTALIERVRRDNAEPRPITTAPPLSAEQEQAVDAVAASLGQFQPFLLDGVTGSGKTEVYLALIERVVAQGKQALLLVPEIGLAPQTVRRVRERLGVPVEVLHSNLAEGDRARAWLRARDGEARVILGTRSAVFTPLPQAGLIVVDEEHDTAYKQQEGFRYHARDLALLRGRALGVPVLLGSATPSLESLANVEAGRYRALHLRARPGAIRPPQVQIVDMRAQRLEHGLSPTLLAAVRDTVARGEQALVFRNRRGYAPVLLCHQCGWHAECPRCEHPLTLHAGRRQLICHHCDYHARVPEQCPSCGAADLKPQGQGTERLEEALTALFPDVPVLRIDRETTRRRDAFDELLDRLRTGGPAILVGTQMLAKGHDLPELTLVAIVGVDEGLHSVDFRASERLAQLTVQVAGRAGRASKPGRVILQTHHPEHPLLRQLLAQGYGAAAKELLAERRALQLPPWHHQVLLRADAHQRDYVDAFLAEARAGLDRPELQIAGPMPAPMPLRAGRHRGQLLIEAASRAALHAALRPWSRALSTLPSARKVRWSLDVDPVDLY; this is encoded by the coding sequence ATGCCCGCCGTCCTTCGCGTCGCCCTGCCCGTTCCCCTGCCGACCCTGTTCGACTACCTGCCGCCCGCGGCGGGCGAGGCGCAGGCGGGCAGCCGGGTACTGGTGCCGTTCGGCCGCGGCAAGGCCGTGGGCGTGGTGGTGGAGACGCAAGCCGAATCCGCGCTGGGCGGCGCGCGGCTGAAACGGGTCCTCCGCCTGCTGGACGACGCGCCGCTGCTCGACGCGGAGCTGATGAAGACTCTGGCCTGGGCCGCCGATTACTGGCTAGGCGCGCCGGGCGAGGCCTACGCCAACGCGCTGCCGCTCGCCCTGCGCGAGGACAAGCCGCTGCCGGATACCCACGAGGAAGTCTGGGCGCTCACCGTCGCCGGCCGCAGCGCGCTGGATGCCGGCAGTCGCAAAGGCGGCAGCCGCCTTCTGCTGGAAGCGCTGGCGGCCGGCCCGCTCTCCGCCGGCGAACTGCTCGAACGCCTCCCCGCCTGGCGCGAGGCCGGCCGGCGCCTGGCCACCACCGCGCTGATCGAACGCGTCCGGCGCGACAACGCCGAGCCGCGCCCCATTACCACGGCCCCGCCCCTGAGCGCCGAGCAGGAACAGGCGGTGGACGCGGTCGCCGCCTCGCTCGGACAGTTCCAGCCGTTCCTGCTCGATGGCGTCACCGGCAGCGGCAAGACCGAGGTGTACCTGGCGCTGATCGAACGCGTGGTCGCGCAAGGAAAACAGGCTCTGCTGCTGGTGCCGGAGATCGGCCTGGCGCCGCAGACCGTGCGCCGCGTGCGCGAGCGCCTGGGCGTGCCGGTGGAAGTGCTGCACTCGAACCTGGCCGAAGGGGATCGCGCGCGCGCCTGGCTGCGTGCGCGCGACGGCGAGGCACGGGTGATCCTGGGCACGCGCTCGGCGGTATTCACGCCGCTGCCGCAGGCGGGCCTGATCGTGGTGGACGAGGAACACGACACGGCCTACAAGCAGCAGGAAGGCTTCCGCTACCACGCGCGCGACCTGGCGCTGCTGCGCGGCCGCGCGCTGGGCGTGCCGGTGCTGCTCGGCTCGGCCACGCCTTCGCTGGAATCGCTGGCGAACGTGGAGGCCGGCCGCTATCGCGCGCTGCACCTGCGCGCGCGGCCGGGGGCGATCCGCCCTCCGCAGGTACAGATCGTGGATATGCGCGCACAACGCCTGGAGCACGGACTGTCGCCGACGCTGCTGGCCGCGGTGCGCGACACCGTCGCGCGCGGCGAGCAGGCGCTGGTATTCCGCAACCGCCGCGGCTACGCGCCGGTGCTGCTGTGTCACCAGTGCGGCTGGCATGCCGAATGCCCGCGCTGCGAACATCCGCTGACGCTGCATGCGGGCCGGCGCCAACTGATCTGCCATCACTGCGACTACCACGCCCGCGTGCCGGAGCAGTGTCCCTCCTGCGGCGCCGCGGACCTCAAGCCACAGGGCCAGGGCACCGAGCGGTTGGAAGAGGCGTTGACCGCGCTGTTTCCCGACGTGCCGGTATTACGCATCGATCGCGAAACTACGCGCCGGCGCGACGCCTTCGACGAACTGCTGGATCGCCTGCGCACGGGCGGTCCGGCGATCCTGGTGGGCACGCAGATGCTGGCCAAGGGGCACGACCTGCCCGAGCTCACGCTGGTGGCCATCGTCGGCGTGGACGAAGGCCTGCACAGCGTGGACTTCCGCGCCAGCGAACGCCTCGCGCAGCTCACCGTGCAGGTCGCCGGCCGCGCCGGCCGCGCAAGCAAACCGGGGCGGGTGATCCTGCAGACGCATCACCCGGAGCATCCGCTGTTGCGCCAGTTGCTGGCCCAGGGCTACGGCGCCGCGGCGAAGGAACTGTTGGCCGAACGCCGTGCCTTGCAGCTACCGCCATGGCACCACCAGGTCCTGCTGCGTGCCGATGCCCACCAGCGCGACTACGTGGATGCGTTCCTCGCCGAGGCCCGCGCAGGGCTGGACCGCCCCGAATTGCAAATCGCCGGCCCGATGCCCGCGCCGATGCCGCTGCGCGCCGGCCGCCATCGCGGCCAGCTGCTGATCGAAGCAGCCAGCCGCGCCGCGTTGCACGCCGCCTTGCGGCCGTGGTCGCGCGCGCTGTCGACGTTGCCGTCCGCGCGCAAAGTGCGCTGGTCGCTGGACGTTGACCCGGTGGATCTCTACTGA
- a CDS encoding efflux transporter outer membrane subunit — protein sequence MQRRPERVLALALAAGLAGCSLAPAYKAPEVPVAEQYQEHGEAYGKSWVAAEPSDQLSRDGWWKLYGDDRLDQLQQRLLKNNADLAAALAHYQQAQAFSQQARAGLFPQVGVNANAQRDRQSDTRPLRGATSPANYDSYTLGAEIDYEVDLWGRVRNTVEAGKDDALAAAADLASARLSLQAQLADNYIVLRGLDQQIQLLKESIDAYQKALELTQTRHAGGIASGLDVARAQTQLSSAKSQWSQTQAQRALIEHAIASLVGESASNFSVVPDTGALPLPTVPVSLPSTLLQRRPDVAAAERRVAAANARIGIARAAYFPSLGLSAQGGYQSDRYGGLFTAPNRFWAIGPTALLTLFDAGRRKAGVEAAKAATEEAGARYRGVVLNAFQQVEDNLAQLDHYGAARGDQKDAADAAKRSLDIAMDRYRQGAVGYLDVVQAQTASLDAQRSLLDLDTRQLRASVQLVRALGGGWSIDQLASEGGKPATSPAR from the coding sequence ATGCAAAGAAGGCCTGAGCGCGTCCTCGCCCTGGCCCTGGCGGCGGGGCTGGCCGGGTGTTCGCTGGCGCCGGCCTACAAGGCGCCCGAGGTGCCGGTGGCGGAGCAGTACCAGGAGCACGGCGAGGCCTACGGCAAGAGCTGGGTGGCCGCCGAGCCCTCCGACCAGCTTTCGCGCGACGGCTGGTGGAAGCTGTATGGCGACGACCGGCTCGATCAGCTGCAGCAGCGCCTGCTCAAGAACAACGCCGATCTCGCCGCGGCGCTGGCGCATTACCAGCAGGCGCAAGCCTTCAGCCAGCAGGCGCGGGCCGGCCTGTTCCCCCAGGTGGGCGTCAACGCAAATGCGCAGCGCGATCGCCAGTCGGACACGAGGCCGCTGCGCGGCGCGACCTCGCCGGCGAACTACGACAGCTACACGCTGGGAGCGGAAATCGACTACGAAGTCGATCTATGGGGCCGCGTGCGCAACACCGTCGAGGCGGGCAAGGACGACGCGCTCGCCGCCGCGGCCGATCTCGCCTCTGCACGTTTGAGCCTGCAAGCCCAGTTGGCCGACAACTACATCGTGCTGCGCGGGTTGGATCAGCAGATCCAGCTGTTGAAGGAAAGCATTGACGCGTACCAGAAGGCGCTGGAGCTGACGCAGACGCGGCACGCCGGCGGCATCGCCTCGGGCCTGGATGTCGCGCGCGCGCAGACCCAGCTTTCCTCGGCCAAGTCGCAGTGGTCGCAGACCCAGGCGCAACGTGCGTTGATCGAACACGCCATCGCGTCGCTGGTCGGCGAATCGGCGTCGAACTTCAGCGTCGTGCCCGACACGGGAGCGCTACCCCTGCCGACCGTGCCGGTAAGCTTGCCCTCGACCCTGCTGCAGCGGCGCCCTGACGTGGCAGCGGCCGAGCGTCGCGTCGCAGCTGCCAACGCGCGCATCGGCATCGCTCGCGCGGCCTATTTCCCCTCGCTGGGCCTGAGCGCGCAGGGTGGCTACCAGAGCGACCGCTACGGCGGCCTGTTCACCGCGCCGAACCGTTTCTGGGCGATCGGCCCCACCGCACTGCTCACGCTGTTCGATGCCGGCCGACGCAAGGCCGGCGTCGAAGCCGCCAAGGCCGCCACCGAGGAAGCTGGCGCGCGCTACCGCGGCGTCGTGCTCAACGCGTTCCAGCAGGTGGAGGACAACCTCGCCCAGCTCGATCACTATGGCGCGGCGCGCGGCGACCAGAAGGATGCCGCCGACGCGGCGAAGCGTTCGCTGGACATCGCCATGGACCGCTACCGCCAGGGTGCGGTGGGTTATCTCGATGTGGTGCAGGCACAGACCGCGTCACTGGACGCACAGCGCAGCCTGCTCGACCTGGATACGCGGCAACTGCGCGCAAGTGTGCAACTGGTGCGTGCGCTAGGTGGCGGCTGGTCGATCGATCAGCTCGCCAGCGAAGGCGGCAAACCCGCGACATCGCCGGCGCGCTGA
- a CDS encoding DUF3667 domain-containing protein — protein sequence MKGKEIVSYDGVHCANCATPMQGEFCHECGQSIHTVLKPVHHMFEDTLETFLHVDGRVLHTVPPLLTKPGFLTLEYFSGRRQRYVPPFRLMFVLCLLAFFFTHIAIDIGGDHGKGDQPGIHVEEDTFDDLNTPAQVRKALDEQLADLEQAKTQTSNVPGVEASITVAQNELREQAAARIAALEHASPPAAAASAPASSASAPVAAASSPAPASSAAASPAGAAPAKKHKAHSNNKAIKQWLTGHDHVSIAWLPGFMNARLDHTLGNLRENLNGLNSADPEVHAQAVERIKAGIFGALPQAMFVLMPVFALLLKLFYLFKRRLYMEHLIVALHSHAFLFLVLLLGAALAMLKTWIGPHAAWAGQLFGWLEAALSLWALVYLLLMQKRVYRQGWTMTVIKYVMVGWCYMWLLGICVMGALALGLAH from the coding sequence GTGAAAGGGAAAGAGATCGTCTCGTACGACGGCGTGCACTGCGCCAACTGCGCCACGCCCATGCAGGGGGAGTTCTGTCATGAGTGCGGGCAGTCCATCCACACCGTGCTCAAGCCGGTGCACCACATGTTCGAGGACACACTGGAGACCTTCCTCCACGTGGACGGACGCGTGCTGCACACCGTGCCGCCGCTGCTGACCAAGCCGGGCTTCCTCACCCTGGAATACTTTTCCGGACGCCGGCAGCGCTACGTGCCGCCGTTCCGCCTGATGTTCGTGCTTTGCCTGCTGGCCTTCTTCTTCACCCACATCGCCATCGACATCGGCGGCGACCACGGGAAGGGCGACCAGCCCGGCATACACGTGGAGGAGGACACGTTCGACGACCTCAATACGCCGGCCCAGGTGCGCAAGGCGCTGGACGAACAGCTGGCGGACCTGGAACAGGCCAAGACCCAGACCTCGAACGTTCCCGGCGTCGAAGCGTCCATCACCGTGGCCCAGAACGAGCTGCGCGAGCAGGCCGCGGCGCGCATCGCGGCACTGGAGCACGCGTCGCCCCCCGCTGCGGCGGCGAGCGCCCCTGCATCGTCGGCCTCTGCACCCGTGGCCGCAGCCTCCAGTCCCGCGCCCGCGTCGAGCGCGGCCGCCTCACCGGCCGGCGCGGCTCCGGCGAAAAAGCACAAAGCTCACAGCAACAACAAGGCCATCAAACAGTGGCTGACCGGCCATGACCACGTGAGCATCGCCTGGCTACCGGGCTTCATGAATGCGCGGCTGGACCACACCCTGGGCAACCTGCGCGAGAACCTCAACGGCTTGAACAGCGCGGATCCCGAGGTGCATGCGCAGGCGGTCGAGCGGATCAAGGCTGGCATCTTCGGCGCATTGCCGCAGGCCATGTTCGTCCTGATGCCGGTGTTCGCCCTGCTGCTGAAGCTGTTCTACCTGTTCAAGCGCCGGCTCTACATGGAGCACCTGATCGTGGCGCTGCACAGTCACGCCTTCCTGTTCCTGGTGCTGCTGCTGGGCGCCGCGCTGGCCATGCTGAAGACCTGGATCGGCCCGCACGCGGCCTGGGCGGGGCAGCTGTTCGGCTGGCTGGAAGCGGCCCTTTCCCTGTGGGCGCTGGTGTACCTGCTGCTGATGCAGAAGCGCGTCTACCGCCAGGGCTGGACGATGACCGTCATCAAGTACGTGATGGTGGGCTGGTGCTACATGTGGCTGCTTGGAATCTGCGTCATGGGGGCCCTGGCGCTGGGTCTGGCGCACTGA
- a CDS encoding NAD(P)/FAD-dependent oxidoreductase, with the protein MSQPDPRPHVVILGGGFGGLAAARQLDDPSLRVTLVDRRNHHLFQPLLYQVATAGLSAPSIAAPLRQILRKQSNATVLLDEAVDVDLAAKQVMLAQGPLAYDYLVVATGATHAYFGHDDWARHAPGLKTLDDAFTIRRRVLLAFEHAEREDDPARRQAWLNFVVVGGGATGVELAGTLAEIARHTLPREFRRSDPRRANILLVEAGPRVLPAFAEDLSAKAAKQLEKLGVQVRTGTAVTAIGADSVRLGEETLASRTVLWAAGVAASPLGKRLGAPVDRAGRVQVLPDLSLPDHPEVFVVGDLASAFRPGGQPVPGVAPAAKQMGRHVGEVILARLRGDGASKPFRYRDDGALATIGRMAAVAQFGRLKFSGLPAWWVWLVAHVYFLIGFRNRLVVLLDWAWSYWTYQRHARIVTGSDRTDES; encoded by the coding sequence ATGTCCCAGCCCGATCCACGGCCGCACGTCGTCATTCTCGGCGGCGGCTTCGGCGGCCTGGCCGCCGCCCGCCAGCTCGACGATCCCTCGCTGCGCGTCACCCTCGTCGACCGACGCAACCACCATCTCTTCCAGCCGCTGCTGTACCAGGTGGCCACGGCAGGCCTGTCGGCACCGTCCATCGCTGCGCCGCTGCGCCAGATCCTGCGCAAGCAGAGCAACGCTACCGTGCTGCTCGACGAGGCGGTGGATGTCGATCTCGCGGCCAAGCAAGTGATGCTCGCGCAGGGGCCGCTCGCGTACGACTACCTGGTCGTAGCTACCGGCGCGACCCACGCCTACTTCGGCCACGACGACTGGGCGCGCCACGCACCCGGCCTGAAGACACTGGACGATGCGTTCACGATCCGCCGCCGCGTGCTGCTGGCGTTCGAGCACGCCGAGCGCGAGGACGACCCGGCGCGGCGGCAGGCCTGGCTCAATTTCGTCGTCGTGGGCGGCGGAGCCACTGGCGTGGAACTGGCCGGCACGCTGGCCGAGATCGCGCGCCACACCCTGCCGCGCGAATTCCGCCGCAGCGATCCGCGGCGCGCCAACATCCTGCTGGTCGAAGCCGGGCCGCGCGTGCTGCCGGCATTCGCCGAGGATCTCTCGGCAAAGGCAGCGAAACAGTTGGAGAAGCTGGGCGTGCAGGTGCGCACCGGCACGGCCGTCACCGCGATCGGCGCGGACAGCGTCAGGCTGGGCGAGGAAACGCTGGCCTCGCGCACCGTGCTCTGGGCCGCCGGCGTGGCGGCCTCTCCGCTCGGCAAGCGCCTGGGCGCGCCGGTGGATCGCGCGGGACGGGTGCAGGTACTGCCTGACCTGAGCCTGCCGGATCACCCGGAGGTATTCGTGGTCGGCGACCTGGCCAGCGCGTTCCGCCCCGGCGGCCAGCCCGTGCCCGGCGTGGCGCCGGCCGCCAAGCAGATGGGGCGCCATGTGGGAGAGGTCATCCTCGCGCGTCTGCGGGGCGACGGCGCATCCAAGCCGTTCCGCTACCGCGACGACGGTGCGCTCGCCACCATCGGGCGCATGGCCGCGGTGGCGCAGTTCGGGCGCCTGAAGTTCTCCGGCCTCCCCGCCTGGTGGGTGTGGCTGGTCGCCCACGTGTACTTCCTGATCGGCTTCCGCAACCGGCTGGTGGTGCTGCTGGACTGGGCCTGGTCGTACTGGACCTACCAGCGGCACGCGCGGATCGTGACCGGATCGGACCGCACTGACGAAAGCTGA
- the tal gene encoding transaldolase yields MSNQLEQLRQYTTVVADTGDIEAIARYRPVDATTNPSLLLKATELPAYAPLIDEAVQWAKGQSASSERQLVDASDYLAVAAGRKIAELVPGRVSTEVDARLSFDTDATIAKAERLIGLYEAAGVKRDRILIKIASTWEGIRAAATLERRGIQCNLTLLFSFEQAVACAEAGVYLISPFVGRIMDWYVASTGTKSYAPEEDPGVQSVRRIYGWYKQHGFDTVVMGASFRNIGQIQALAGCDRLTISPDLLEKLEATADALPRALQDGGERQARPAPISEAAFRWGHNEDAMATEKLADGIRKFAADQRKLEAMLAKKL; encoded by the coding sequence GTGTCCAACCAACTCGAACAGCTGCGCCAGTACACCACCGTGGTCGCCGATACCGGCGACATCGAGGCCATCGCCCGTTACCGCCCGGTGGACGCCACCACCAATCCCTCCCTGCTGCTGAAGGCCACCGAGCTGCCGGCCTACGCGCCGCTGATCGACGAAGCCGTGCAGTGGGCCAAGGGCCAGAGCGCATCGAGCGAACGCCAGCTGGTCGATGCCAGCGACTACCTCGCCGTGGCCGCGGGCCGGAAGATCGCCGAGCTGGTGCCCGGCCGCGTGTCCACCGAAGTGGATGCGCGCCTGTCCTTCGACACGGACGCCACCATCGCAAAGGCCGAGCGCCTGATCGGCCTGTACGAGGCGGCCGGCGTGAAGCGCGACCGCATCCTGATCAAGATCGCCTCCACCTGGGAAGGCATCCGCGCCGCCGCGACGCTGGAGCGCCGCGGCATCCAGTGCAACCTCACGTTGCTGTTCTCGTTCGAACAGGCGGTGGCCTGCGCCGAAGCGGGCGTCTATCTGATCTCGCCGTTCGTCGGCCGCATCATGGACTGGTACGTCGCCAGCACCGGCACCAAGAGCTACGCACCGGAGGAAGATCCGGGCGTGCAGTCGGTGCGCCGCATCTACGGCTGGTACAAGCAGCACGGCTTCGACACCGTGGTGATGGGCGCCAGCTTCCGCAACATCGGGCAGATCCAGGCCCTTGCCGGCTGCGATCGCCTGACCATCAGCCCCGACCTGCTGGAGAAGCTGGAAGCGACCGCCGATGCGCTGCCGCGCGCGCTGCAAGACGGCGGCGAGCGCCAGGCGCGCCCGGCGCCGATCAGCGAGGCCGCCTTCCGCTGGGGCCACAACGAAGACGCCATGGCGACCGAGAAGCTGGCCGACGGCATCCGCAAGTTCGCCGCCGATCAGCGCAAGCTAGAAGCGATGCTCGCCAAGAAGCTGTGA